The Mytilus galloprovincialis chromosome 2, xbMytGall1.hap1.1, whole genome shotgun sequence genome has a window encoding:
- the LOC143064731 gene encoding uncharacterized protein LOC143064731: MAKSYRCISSLIECPPVCNLCETSVSVHSRCLECQEFLCENCRKVHSKGKATKSHKIIQIYGNRDALPFTKFIKCTDHEKSDVIMYCQNCESLVCSECIAITHSGHLFQQIDSVYNVKVEELEMRLAGIENDSLKEISLHIKRTKFKKRHKKSEIEFLKERIIQLTEVQKKVLEKRRDCILNDLDDHFNTSEKILNETEMDLNLIKTELKDCQQIIYKSLSSCERIGVIRSANSTKEKLDKIDVSKGVPAIESPSFEKSDLDADICLGVVSFSLNMNGGDTVSETTNGVKVETSVAGVLDTDYRFISSVCQLSGGYSWTGSSSGDTIMLVHHNDDLQKVSELNVTADDMAHLAADNILVTCPDDPIIQTVSTIDGSSQTFLDVSPLYPTGIHINGNKDILVSMVEGHRYSFKVDSQRKVVRYSSDKNIKSEYQFAGTKRLFTYPYKLCENTNSDVCVVDKSGAFTGRLVMLDQSGSLRFTYNGTSSMDQKPTFDPRDVVCDSLGRVIISDCGNHTLHILDHDGDIICHINTIKLGIKYPWSLSLESYVKLWIGCKAEPEKSDTAKLYVIETDIDQMCII; encoded by the coding sequence ATGGCAAAGTCGTACAGGTGCATTTCATCTTTAATAGAATGTCCTCCAGTATGCAATCTATGTGAAACAAGTGTCAGTGTACATTCCCGGTGTCTTGAGTGTCAAGAATTTCTATGTGAAAATTGTCGGAAAGTTCACTCGAAAGGAAAAGCTACGAAGTCACATAAAATTATTCAGATTTATGGTAATCGAGATGCTTTACCATTTACTAAGTTCATTAAATGTACGGATCATGAAAAAAGTGATGTTATCATGTATTGTCAAAACTGTGAAAGTTTAGTTTGTTCGGAATGCATCGCCATTACCCATTCTGGACATTTATTTCAACAGATAGACTCGGTTTATAACGTTAAGGTAGAAGAACTAGAAATGAGACTTGCAGGAATAGAAAACGATTCACTAAAGGAAATTTCATTGCACATTAAACGAACCaagtttaaaaaaagacataaGAAATCTGAAATTGAATTCTTGAAAGAGAGAATTATTCAACTAACAGAAGTACAAAAGAAAGTGTTAGAAAAGAGAAGAGATTGTATCTTGAATGACTTAGACGATCATTTTAATACTTCTGAAAAAATACTGAATGAAACAGAAATGGATCTGAATCTAATCAAAACGGAATTAAAAGACTGTCAGCAGATCATTTACAAATCTCTTTCTTCTTGTGAACGAATTGGAGTTATTCGATCCGCCAACTCAACAAAAGAGAAACTGGATAAGATAGATGTCTCAAAAGGAGTCCCTGCAATTGAATCGCCATCTTTTGAAAAGAGTGACCTTGACGCAGACATTTGTCTAGGTGTCGTTTCATTTTCATTGAATATGAATGGTGGCGATACTGTTAGTGAAACCACTAATGGTGTTAAGGTTGAAACATCAGTAGCTGGCGTCTTAGATACTGATTATCGGTTTATTTCCTCCGTGTGTCAGCTTAGTGGTGGATATTCTTGGACTGGAAGCTCTAGTGGTGACACCATTATGCTTGTGCATCATAACGACGATTTACAGAAGGTAAGCGAATTGAATGTTACTGCAGATGATATGGCACATTTAGCAGCTGACAACATTCTCGTCACTTGTCCAGATGACCCTATTATTCAAACAGTGTCAACAATTGATGGTTCTTCTCAAACATTTCTAGATGTGTCTCCTCTATACCCAACTGGAATTCACATCAATGGAAACAAGGACATTTTGGTGTCCATGGTTGAAGGACATCGTTATAGTTTCAAAGTCGACAGTCAAAGAAAAGTAGTTCGATATTCATCAGATAAGAATATAAAATCTGAATATCAATTTGCAGGAACAAAAAGACTTTTTACGTATCCGTACAAACTCTGTGAAAACACAAATTCAGATGTTTGCGTTGTTGACAAGTCTGGAGCGTTTACTGGCCGTCTGGTAATGCTAGATCAGTCTGGAAGTTTGAGGTTCACGTACAATGGAACCTCATCTATGGATCAAAAACCGACCTTCGATCCAAGAGATGTTGTCTGTGATAGCTTGGGTCGTGTTATTATTTCAGACTGTGGCAATCATACTTTGCATATCCTTGACCATGATGGTGATATTATATGCCATATTAATACTATAAAACTTGGGATAAAGTATCCATGGAGTTTATCATTGGAGTCATATGTGAAATTGTGGATAGGATGTAAGGCGGAACCAGAAAAGTCTGACACTGCTAAACTTTATGTTATTGAAACAGATATAGACCAAATGTGTATTATATAA